One part of the Sphingobium yanoikuyae genome encodes these proteins:
- a CDS encoding arylsulfatase, with translation MKLRTVLASLALATALTTPAAAQEKRPNFLVIVADDLGYSDLGAFGSEISTPNLDRLALSGVRLTGFHTAPTCSPTRSMLLSGTDNHRAGLGTMAEMQAPNQVGKPGHEGYLRTDIAALPEVLTAGGYRTLFSGKWHLGLTPQQDPHARGFQHSFALLQGAGNHYGTDISATPKPGFTTYREDGRTLESLPSDYYSSDAFATKLIDQIKTTKDDKPFFAYLAFTAPHWPLQAPAETIAKYKGRYEAGYEALRAERLKKQVALGLVPASAAQHPLENSKPWAQLTPDEKKTASRTMEIYAAMVDRLDQNVGRVIDALKASGEYDNTVILFLADNGAEGMDLVHARNPRFRARAEAADNSYDNRGKDSSYISYGPGWAQAATTPSWLYKAFATEGGTRTTAFLSGPAVKKPGSIAHDYLNVMDVAPTLIDLAGIAPPKGTFQGRAVQPIRGTSWAPWLAGTAPTVHPASEAIGTELFGSRALRQGDWKITDAGDGQWHLFNIATDPGETTDLSAREPARRAALEKAWDAYASDVGVVLPNPRIMVE, from the coding sequence ATGAAGCTCCGCACTGTCCTTGCCAGCCTGGCGCTGGCCACCGCCCTCACCACGCCCGCGGCGGCGCAGGAAAAGCGTCCCAATTTCCTGGTGATCGTCGCCGACGACCTGGGCTATTCCGATCTCGGCGCCTTTGGCAGCGAGATATCCACCCCCAATCTCGACCGGCTCGCTTTGTCGGGCGTGCGCCTCACCGGCTTCCACACCGCGCCGACCTGCTCGCCGACCCGCTCGATGCTGCTGTCGGGCACCGACAATCATCGCGCCGGCCTTGGCACCATGGCGGAAATGCAGGCCCCCAATCAGGTCGGCAAGCCCGGCCATGAAGGCTATCTGCGCACCGACATCGCCGCCCTGCCCGAAGTCCTGACCGCCGGCGGCTATCGCACCCTCTTTTCGGGCAAATGGCATCTGGGCCTCACGCCGCAGCAGGATCCCCATGCCCGCGGGTTCCAGCACAGCTTCGCGCTGCTGCAGGGGGCGGGCAATCATTATGGCACCGACATTTCGGCCACGCCCAAGCCCGGCTTCACCACCTATCGCGAGGATGGCCGCACGCTCGAAAGCCTGCCCAGCGACTATTATTCCTCCGACGCCTTCGCCACCAAGCTGATCGACCAGATCAAGACGACGAAGGACGACAAGCCCTTCTTCGCCTATCTCGCCTTCACCGCGCCGCACTGGCCGCTGCAGGCCCCGGCCGAAACCATCGCCAAATATAAGGGTCGCTATGAGGCGGGCTATGAAGCGTTGCGCGCCGAGCGGCTGAAGAAGCAGGTCGCGCTCGGCCTGGTCCCGGCCAGCGCCGCGCAGCATCCCCTTGAAAACAGCAAGCCCTGGGCGCAGCTGACCCCGGACGAAAAGAAGACCGCGTCGCGGACGATGGAAATCTATGCCGCGATGGTCGACCGGCTCGACCAGAATGTCGGCCGGGTGATCGATGCGCTCAAGGCCAGCGGCGAATATGACAACACCGTCATCCTCTTCCTCGCCGACAATGGCGCCGAGGGGATGGATCTGGTCCATGCCAGGAATCCCCGCTTCCGCGCCCGCGCCGAGGCGGCCGACAACAGCTATGACAATCGCGGCAAGGACAGCAGCTATATCAGCTATGGCCCCGGCTGGGCGCAGGCGGCAACCACGCCATCCTGGCTCTACAAGGCGTTCGCGACCGAGGGCGGCACCCGCACCACCGCCTTCCTCTCCGGACCAGCGGTAAAGAAGCCCGGCAGCATCGCCCATGACTATCTCAACGTCATGGACGTCGCCCCCACGCTGATCGATCTGGCCGGCATCGCCCCGCCCAAGGGGACGTTCCAGGGCCGCGCCGTCCAGCCGATCCGCGGCACCAGCTGGGCGCCCTGGCTTGCCGGCACGGCGCCGACGGTCCATCCCGCCAGCGAGGCGATCGGCACCGAATTGTTCGGCTCACGCGCATTGCGTCAGGGCGACTGGAAGATCACCGATGCCGGCGATGGCCAGTGGCATCTGTTCAACATCGCCACCGATCCGGGTGAAACCACCGACCTGTCCGCCCGCGAACCGGCGCGCCGGGCGGCGCTGGAAAAGGCGTGGGATGCCTATGCCAGCGATGTCGGCGTCGTCCTGCCCAACCCGCGCATCATGGTGGAATGA
- the rpoN gene encoding RNA polymerase factor sigma-54: protein MALGPRLDIRQSQSLVMTPQLQQAIKLLALSNLEIEAFVAGELEKNPLLEQGAADDGGRDGSGVDREVEAPTLAAETGASDDLIAQGLGGADSPLDVDHGAETFIDDGPADRMAAGSGSSSLDMLGGGSGSGEAVDFDSFANAAPSLQEHLMDQARSTLSGMELLIATQLIGQISEAGYLEANLLQTAHGLGVPLFTVEGVLEVIHSFDPTGVGARSLAECLALQAKEANRYDPCIQRLLANLDLLAKGALPQLRRICGVDEEDLADMIRELRGYDPKPGLRFASDSATPITPDLFVSRTREGWGIEVNSATLPRVLVNRTYYVELAGGPQDKASKAWLADCLASANWLVKALDQRQKTIIKVASEIVRQQEDFFRNGVAYLKPLTLRAVADAIEMHESTVSRVTSNKYLSCPRGLYELKYFFTSGVAAADGDGAVSAEAVKSHIKALIGAEEAHAILSDDTLVDLLRAKGMDIARRTVAKYRESMGIGSSVQRRRQKALKGKAA, encoded by the coding sequence ATGGCGCTCGGGCCACGCCTCGACATCCGCCAGAGCCAGTCTCTGGTGATGACGCCGCAGCTCCAGCAGGCGATCAAGCTGCTGGCGCTGTCCAATCTGGAGATCGAGGCGTTCGTCGCGGGCGAACTGGAAAAGAACCCGCTGCTCGAACAGGGTGCCGCCGATGACGGCGGCCGGGACGGCAGCGGCGTCGACCGCGAGGTGGAGGCGCCGACCCTGGCCGCCGAAACCGGCGCCAGCGACGATCTGATCGCCCAGGGCCTGGGCGGCGCCGACAGTCCGCTCGATGTCGATCATGGCGCGGAAACCTTCATCGACGATGGCCCGGCCGACCGCATGGCCGCGGGCAGCGGCTCAAGCTCGCTCGACATGCTGGGCGGCGGCAGCGGTTCGGGCGAAGCGGTCGATTTCGACAGTTTCGCCAATGCCGCGCCCAGCCTGCAGGAACATCTGATGGACCAGGCCCGCAGCACGCTGTCGGGCATGGAGCTGCTGATCGCCACCCAGTTGATCGGCCAGATCAGCGAAGCGGGCTATCTGGAGGCCAATCTGCTCCAGACCGCCCATGGCCTGGGCGTTCCACTCTTCACGGTCGAGGGCGTGCTCGAAGTTATCCACAGCTTCGACCCCACCGGCGTGGGCGCCCGCTCGCTTGCCGAATGCCTCGCCCTCCAGGCCAAGGAAGCGAACCGCTACGATCCCTGCATCCAGCGGCTGCTCGCCAATCTCGACCTGCTGGCCAAGGGCGCCCTGCCCCAGCTGCGCCGTATCTGCGGCGTGGATGAGGAGGATCTGGCCGACATGATCCGCGAACTGCGCGGCTATGATCCCAAGCCCGGCCTGCGCTTCGCCAGCGACAGCGCGACACCGATCACGCCCGACCTGTTCGTCAGCCGCACCCGCGAGGGCTGGGGCATAGAGGTCAACAGCGCCACCCTGCCGCGCGTGCTGGTCAACCGCACCTATTATGTCGAACTGGCCGGCGGCCCGCAGGACAAGGCGAGCAAGGCCTGGCTGGCCGACTGCCTCGCCAGCGCCAACTGGCTGGTGAAGGCGCTCGACCAGCGGCAGAAGACGATCATCAAGGTGGCGAGCGAGATCGTCCGCCAGCAGGAGGATTTCTTCCGCAACGGCGTCGCTTATCTCAAGCCGCTGACGCTGCGCGCGGTCGCCGACGCGATCGAAATGCATGAATCGACCGTCAGCCGCGTCACCTCGAACAAATATCTCTCCTGCCCGCGCGGCCTCTATGAACTCAAATATTTCTTCACCAGCGGCGTCGCGGCGGCGGATGGCGACGGCGCCGTCTCGGCCGAGGCCGTGAAGAGCCATATCAAGGCACTGATCGGCGCGGAGGAGGCCCATGCCATCCTCTCCGACGACACATTGGTCGACCTGCTGCGCGCCAAGGGCATGGACATCGCCCGCCGCACCGTCGCCAAATATCGCGAATCCATGGGCATCGGCTCCTCGGTCCAGCGCCGCCGGCAAAAGGCGCTCAAGGGCAAGGCCGCCTGA
- the lptB gene encoding LPS export ABC transporter ATP-binding protein yields MDDVTIQDRAASARPLAPQEVGEGLSVISIAKSYDKRVVLSDVSLTVGKGEVVGLLGPNGAGKTTCFYSVMGLVRPDQGRIILDGQDITGLPMYRRAILGLGYLPQETSIFRGLTVEQNIGAVLEMAEPNKAARAEKLEQLLDEFGLTRLRDSAAMALSGGERRRCEIARALAADPSIVLLDEPFAGIDPLSIADIRDLVKQLKTRGIGVLITDHNVRETLEIVDRACIIYSGQVLFAGSPTELVAHPDVRRLYLGENFQL; encoded by the coding sequence ATGGACGATGTGACGATCCAGGACAGGGCCGCTTCAGCGCGACCGCTCGCCCCGCAGGAAGTGGGCGAGGGCCTGTCCGTCATCTCGATCGCGAAAAGCTATGACAAGCGCGTCGTCCTGTCCGACGTGTCGCTGACCGTGGGCAAGGGCGAGGTCGTCGGCCTGCTCGGCCCCAATGGCGCGGGCAAGACGACCTGCTTCTATTCGGTCATGGGCCTCGTCCGTCCCGATCAGGGCCGCATCATCCTCGACGGCCAGGATATTACCGGCCTGCCCATGTATCGCCGCGCGATCCTGGGCCTGGGCTATCTCCCGCAGGAAACCTCGATCTTCCGGGGCCTGACGGTCGAACAGAATATCGGCGCCGTGCTGGAAATGGCCGAACCCAACAAGGCCGCCCGTGCCGAGAAGCTGGAACAGCTGCTCGACGAATTCGGTCTCACGCGCCTGCGCGATTCCGCCGCCATGGCGCTGTCGGGCGGCGAACGGCGCCGCTGCGAAATCGCCCGCGCGCTGGCCGCCGATCCCTCGATCGTGCTGCTCGACGAGCCGTTCGCCGGCATCGATCCGCTGTCGATCGCCGACATTCGCGACCTGGTGAAGCAGCTCAAGACGCGCGGCATCGGCGTCCTCATCACCGACCATAATGTGCGCGAGACGCTGGAAATCGTCGACCGCGCCTGCATCATCTACAGCGGCCAGGTGCTGTTCGCCGGCAGCCCGACCGAACTGGTCGCCCATCCCGATGTTCGCCGCCTCTATCTGGGCGAGAATTTCCAGCTCTGA